In Methanoregula sp., a single window of DNA contains:
- a CDS encoding PAS domain S-box protein, translating to MEAADNEITRIKEVLRENPRGMNIKEISAAVAMSRNSIAKYLDVLTAAGQLEVRYVGNAKLFYLAKRVPLESMMSMSPDMIAVMDKDMRITQVNSPFVDFIGAPRDRIIGTRLFDLASAILPVEQMMGWLQQESADTDSRHEIRIKKNDKEMYFNALCIPTLFEDGDTGVAMRLENISDQKQAEFSQGENQRILDAVLHASPAPMYVIGKDHHILAWNRAMEKFSGLKAAGMVGTRRQWQAFYPEERPSLSDLVIDGLTGQIREWYPDTAPQPVSADGTFMAEDVVPAPGGSSRRLRFTVTSVMNNGGDLIAAVEMIEEIPVTGNPV from the coding sequence ATGGAAGCGGCAGACAATGAAATTACCCGTATCAAGGAGGTGCTCCGCGAGAACCCCCGGGGAATGAATATCAAGGAAATATCCGCTGCTGTTGCCATGAGCCGGAATTCCATTGCGAAATATCTTGATGTCCTGACGGCAGCGGGGCAACTCGAAGTCCGGTATGTCGGGAATGCAAAACTCTTCTATCTGGCAAAACGCGTGCCCCTTGAATCGATGATGAGCATGAGTCCTGATATGATCGCTGTCATGGACAAAGATATGCGGATTACCCAGGTAAATTCCCCGTTTGTTGATTTTATCGGCGCACCCAGGGACCGGATTATAGGTACCCGGTTGTTTGACCTTGCTTCGGCGATACTGCCGGTCGAGCAGATGATGGGATGGCTGCAGCAGGAAAGCGCAGATACAGACTCACGTCATGAGATACGGATTAAAAAAAATGATAAGGAGATGTATTTCAATGCTCTGTGTATCCCGACGCTCTTTGAAGATGGAGATACCGGTGTCGCCATGAGGTTAGAGAATATTTCTGATCAGAAGCAGGCCGAATTCTCACAAGGGGAGAACCAGCGAATCTTAGATGCAGTCCTGCATGCCTCCCCTGCCCCGATGTACGTGATTGGGAAGGATCACCATATTCTCGCATGGAACCGGGCGATGGAAAAGTTCTCCGGGTTAAAAGCCGCAGGTATGGTGGGAACCCGCAGGCAGTGGCAGGCGTTTTACCCGGAGGAACGCCCGAGTCTTTCGGATCTGGTCATCGATGGTTTAACCGGCCAGATCCGGGAATGGTATCCGGACACCGCACCGCAACCGGTATCTGCTGACGGGACTTTCATGGCAGAAGATGTGGTGCCTGCACCCGGTGGGAGCAGCCGGAGACTCCGGTTCACGGTGACTTCCGTGATGAACAATGGGGGGGATCTGATCGCCGCTGTTGAAATGATTGAGGAAATTCCTGTAACCGGAAATCCTGTGTAA
- a CDS encoding class I SAM-dependent methyltransferase, protein MTGYFDKKSVVWDKDPGRVQMAKTIADAMISALHPEGTELVMDYGTGTGNIALRIAPMVKKIIAVDSAKGMLDVLQEKLLADGITAIEPREWSIGQDSTALPRFDLIVSSMTLHHVRDTAAAARTFHELLLPGGEIAIADLDPDNGEFHEAPGIAEHDGIDRKNLQQAFEEAGFDSIHFSEAATIHKASSRTGKPRDFSIFLMTAKRR, encoded by the coding sequence ATGACTGGATATTTCGATAAGAAATCAGTTGTCTGGGACAAGGATCCCGGGCGGGTGCAGATGGCAAAGACCATTGCCGATGCCATGATCAGCGCCCTGCACCCGGAGGGGACTGAGCTGGTGATGGATTACGGTACCGGCACCGGTAACATTGCGCTCCGAATCGCACCAATGGTAAAAAAGATCATCGCGGTTGATTCAGCAAAAGGCATGCTGGATGTATTGCAGGAAAAACTCCTCGCTGATGGCATCACCGCCATCGAGCCACGGGAATGGAGCATTGGTCAGGATAGTACCGCTCTTCCCAGGTTTGACCTGATCGTGAGTTCGATGACCCTGCACCATGTCAGGGATACTGCCGCTGCGGCCCGGACATTTCATGAACTCCTGCTGCCCGGAGGGGAGATCGCGATTGCCGATCTCGATCCCGATAACGGGGAGTTCCACGAAGCCCCCGGCATTGCGGAGCACGATGGCATTGACCGGAAAAACCTGCAGCAGGCTTTTGAAGAGGCCGGGTTTGACTCTATCCATTTCTCAGAAGCCGCAACGATTCATAAGGCCTCCTCCCGTACAGGTAAGCCCCGGGATTTTTCCATTTTCCTGATGACTGCAAAGCGGCGCTGA
- a CDS encoding PhoU domain-containing protein has translation MEIRRVQVTGGASFVVTLPKDWAGEQHIRKNDPLGLIAQPDGTLLVTTKITEDPLQRIKEIDCSTVADPAFLFRLLIGTYITGFTVIRLTTKQRFSPFVRTVVRDFSQMTIGQEVVEETESVITIKDLLNPSEMPFENTIKRMFVIVKTMHEDAITALETRNKVLAEDVINRDMDVDRLNWLIARQTNMIMQNASLSRKMGISTSMAMHYYMLSRIIERIGDHAVRIAENTPPIIDGELDKKILAAVKKASSLSLENFDRSITSFFNADMKDANRNIESIHALETICEDINNMVLRQDTLVAIHVGYIAESIRRAGEYAGDISETVINLLMEEEQARQKDKGKK, from the coding sequence ATGGAAATAAGGCGGGTGCAGGTAACCGGGGGTGCATCATTTGTAGTGACACTTCCCAAGGACTGGGCAGGAGAACAACACATCAGGAAAAATGATCCTCTCGGGCTTATCGCCCAGCCGGACGGGACGCTGCTGGTCACGACAAAGATCACCGAAGACCCTCTCCAGCGGATCAAGGAGATCGATTGCAGCACCGTTGCCGACCCGGCGTTTCTCTTCCGCCTGCTTATCGGGACTTACATTACCGGGTTCACCGTCATACGGCTCACCACAAAACAGCGCTTTTCCCCGTTCGTCCGCACCGTTGTGCGGGACTTTTCCCAGATGACGATTGGCCAAGAAGTGGTTGAGGAGACCGAATCGGTGATCACGATAAAAGATCTTCTCAATCCCTCAGAGATGCCGTTTGAAAATACTATCAAACGCATGTTTGTGATCGTCAAGACCATGCACGAGGATGCAATCACTGCTTTAGAAACCCGCAACAAGGTACTTGCTGAAGATGTAATCAACCGCGATATGGACGTTGACCGGCTCAACTGGCTGATAGCCCGGCAGACCAATATGATCATGCAGAACGCATCCCTGTCCCGGAAGATGGGGATCTCAACAAGTATGGCAATGCACTATTACATGCTCAGCCGGATCATCGAGCGGATCGGGGACCATGCCGTCAGGATTGCCGAGAACACCCCCCCGATTATCGATGGGGAACTTGACAAAAAGATACTTGCAGCAGTAAAAAAGGCAAGTTCCCTCTCACTCGAGAACTTTGACCGGAGCATCACTTCCTTTTTTAATGCCGATATGAAGGATGCGAACCGGAATATCGAATCGATCCATGCGCTCGAAACGATCTGCGAGGATATCAACAACATGGTGCTCAGGCAGGATACCCTTGTGGCAATCCATGTCGGGTATATCGCTGAGAGTATCCGGAGGGCGGGGGAGTACGCCGGGGATATCTCTGAAACGGTGATTAACCTGCTGATGGAAGAAGAACAAGCCCGGCAGAAGGACAAAGGTAAAAAATAA
- a CDS encoding phosphate ABC transporter substrate-binding protein, with amino-acid sequence MKANRSSSLVITIGLAVLLIAAMAVAGCTDTANKNTPAVTAAPVSTPAAVVTAQNAVLAATPVAPQATSAPVSTGQKQTIKISGSTTVLPIVQKAADQYMVTHPDADIQISGGGSGVGIQAIGAKTVDIGMSSREVTPAEMAKFPAFVITTVAQDGIAVVVNPVNTAQYLTLDQIKDIYLGKITKWTEITGANVPNTNNQIVVIGRDSASGTRTYFDETLLLKATPTAKMLEKNSNGAVLQTVAQTPGSIGYVSIGFVSKDVKALPVWYNAQKIVAPTLDNVKTKTYPVSRDLYVITNGQPTGLAGDFIKYILSADGQKIVADEGYVTLN; translated from the coding sequence ATGAAAGCAAACAGGAGTTCATCATTAGTTATCACCATTGGCCTTGCCGTACTGCTCATCGCAGCCATGGCAGTTGCCGGTTGTACTGACACCGCAAACAAGAACACCCCGGCAGTAACCGCTGCACCGGTTTCAACGCCGGCAGCAGTTGTCACGGCACAGAATGCAGTCCTGGCAGCAACACCCGTTGCACCGCAGGCAACCTCTGCCCCCGTATCAACCGGCCAGAAACAGACCATAAAGATCAGCGGTTCAACCACCGTCCTGCCCATTGTCCAGAAGGCAGCTGACCAGTACATGGTCACCCACCCGGATGCTGACATTCAGATCTCCGGTGGCGGGTCCGGGGTTGGTATCCAGGCAATAGGTGCAAAGACCGTTGACATCGGTATGTCCTCCCGTGAAGTGACCCCGGCAGAGATGGCAAAGTTCCCCGCATTCGTGATCACCACAGTTGCGCAGGATGGTATCGCTGTCGTGGTGAACCCGGTTAACACTGCCCAGTACCTCACCCTTGACCAGATCAAGGACATCTATCTCGGGAAGATCACCAAGTGGACCGAGATCACCGGTGCAAACGTTCCCAATACCAACAACCAGATTGTCGTCATCGGTCGTGACAGTGCTTCAGGCACCCGCACGTATTTCGATGAGACGCTTCTCCTGAAAGCAACGCCAACTGCAAAGATGCTGGAGAAGAACTCCAACGGTGCCGTTCTCCAAACTGTGGCCCAGACACCCGGCTCGATCGGGTATGTATCCATCGGGTTCGTCAGCAAGGATGTCAAGGCACTCCCCGTCTGGTACAATGCCCAGAAGATTGTCGCCCCCACCCTTGACAATGTAAAAACCAAGACCTACCCGGTCTCCCGTGACCTCTACGTCATCACGAACGGTCAGCCCACCGGTCTTGCCGGTGACTTCATCAAGTATATCCTCAGCGCAGACGGCCAGAAGATTGTAGCTGATGAAGGCTACGTGACCCTCAACTAA
- the pstA gene encoding phosphate ABC transporter permease PstA, with protein sequence MKKMDGVFHASEGTARFSVLKEQSIKTVFFFTALFAVIVVSFILLFLLRDGYPIFAQVGLLNFLLGPDWAPSAVEPLYGIFPLIIGTLLVTIGAMLFAVPLSIGCAIYISELASPRTKKILKPAVELLAGIPSVVYGFFGLIVLTNFIRVTFDIPTGETWLAASVLLGIMALPTIISVSEDAISSVPHEYKEGSLAIGATQWQTISRVLVPAALSGIAAAIILGIGRAIGETMAVLMVAGNAAIIPDPIWNILSPLRTLTATLGIEMGEVSVGSEHYSALFGVAVVLLIITLIINLSAVAILRHLKEGRAHCPARKPLVSSATRESLARFAGIIGIALVLVFLLAAAPWWLAALVLLTIGAWYFGRDQLSQKQIQTIAFSLVGLATVIVLAILVIILQDIIINGLPALSWEFLTQPPRDLGRAGGIFPAIVGTLYLVMGAIAIALPLGVGAAIYLVEYTREGRITRLIRTGVDLLNGTPSIVFGLFGFAFIVMYLNVGVSLLAGQVTLALMVLPTVIRTTEESLKNIPQSLREGSLALGATQWQTISRVVIPPAVPGIVTGAILSIGRAAGETAPIMFTAVVFSSRFLPDSVFQPVMALPYHLFILATNVPGSSTNKYGTALVLLLLVIGFYSVAIIVRTHFQNKARG encoded by the coding sequence ATGAAAAAAATGGACGGGGTCTTTCATGCTTCCGAAGGTACCGCCCGGTTTTCTGTTCTCAAAGAACAGTCGATCAAGACCGTCTTTTTCTTCACAGCCCTCTTTGCCGTAATTGTCGTCTCATTCATCCTGCTCTTCTTGTTACGGGACGGTTACCCGATCTTCGCCCAGGTCGGTCTCCTTAATTTCCTCCTCGGCCCAGACTGGGCTCCGAGCGCCGTTGAACCATTGTATGGGATCTTCCCGCTCATTATCGGCACCCTCCTTGTCACTATTGGGGCCATGCTCTTTGCCGTCCCGCTTTCCATCGGCTGTGCAATCTATATCTCGGAACTCGCGTCCCCCCGGACAAAAAAGATCCTCAAGCCAGCAGTCGAACTGCTGGCCGGCATCCCCTCCGTGGTATACGGGTTTTTCGGTCTCATCGTCCTGACAAATTTTATCCGGGTGACCTTCGATATTCCTACCGGGGAGACCTGGCTTGCAGCTTCGGTGCTGCTCGGGATCATGGCCCTTCCCACGATTATCAGCGTCTCTGAGGATGCCATCAGTTCGGTACCCCATGAGTACAAGGAAGGGTCGCTCGCTATCGGAGCAACGCAGTGGCAGACAATCAGCCGGGTGCTGGTGCCGGCAGCCCTTTCCGGTATCGCAGCAGCAATTATCCTTGGGATCGGACGGGCCATCGGAGAGACCATGGCAGTCCTGATGGTGGCCGGTAATGCAGCGATCATCCCGGATCCTATCTGGAATATCCTCTCGCCGTTACGAACCCTGACCGCAACGCTCGGCATCGAGATGGGCGAGGTATCCGTCGGCAGCGAGCACTACAGCGCCCTGTTTGGTGTTGCCGTGGTCCTGCTCATTATCACGCTCATCATCAATCTCTCCGCTGTCGCAATCCTGCGCCATCTTAAGGAAGGAAGAGCCCATTGTCCCGCACGGAAACCGCTCGTCTCTTCCGCCACCAGAGAATCCCTTGCACGATTTGCTGGGATTATCGGTATTGCACTCGTACTCGTATTCCTGCTCGCCGCCGCACCGTGGTGGCTTGCCGCCCTTGTCCTGCTCACTATCGGGGCATGGTATTTCGGCAGGGACCAGCTCTCCCAGAAGCAAATCCAGACGATTGCCTTCAGTCTTGTCGGCCTTGCGACCGTCATCGTACTTGCCATCCTAGTCATTATCCTGCAGGACATTATCATCAACGGACTACCGGCACTCTCGTGGGAGTTCCTCACCCAGCCGCCCAGGGATCTCGGGCGGGCCGGAGGAATATTTCCGGCCATTGTCGGCACGCTCTATCTCGTCATGGGTGCGATTGCAATTGCTCTGCCGCTCGGTGTAGGGGCGGCCATCTATCTCGTGGAATATACACGGGAAGGGCGGATCACCCGGCTCATCCGGACCGGTGTTGACCTGCTCAACGGCACGCCTTCGATCGTCTTTGGCCTCTTCGGGTTTGCCTTCATCGTCATGTATCTCAATGTCGGCGTCTCGCTGCTGGCCGGGCAGGTCACACTTGCCCTGATGGTGCTGCCGACCGTGATTCGCACAACCGAAGAATCGTTGAAAAATATCCCGCAGTCGTTGCGGGAAGGCAGTCTCGCGCTCGGGGCCACCCAATGGCAGACGATCAGCCGCGTTGTCATCCCCCCGGCAGTGCCGGGAATTGTGACCGGCGCTATCCTCTCTATTGGCAGAGCGGCGGGAGAGACCGCCCCGATCATGTTCACCGCAGTGGTCTTCTCA